In Brachypodium distachyon strain Bd21 chromosome 2, Brachypodium_distachyon_v3.0, whole genome shotgun sequence, one genomic interval encodes:
- the LOC100833579 gene encoding homeobox protein HAZ1 gives MDKISASGLVQDNGKIGNITASSPAKGKRGRKGSQVVASKTYPLRSAHSSARVLRSTSKNKNRIPDEPATPLRSAHRSARVLQSTSKNKSKTPNEPVNILGSTHSSTRVLRSTSKKTAKAPIEPVNDNTTFQPAARKRKRGRPSNAASPKNDHIKIRQRVRYILNRMNYEQSLIQAYASEGWKGQSLEKIRPEKELQRAKAEILRCKLRIREAFQNMDSLLSEGKLEESLFDSEGEISSEDIFCAICGSKHVTLRNDIILCDGACVRGFHQKCLNPPLLAQDIPPGDEGWLCPACDCKLDCIDVLNELQGSTLSIHDSWEKVFPESALLANGSNQIGSSDLPSDDSEDNDYSPALAEGQMVDENKSSAEDEDEVSDSDDSDFMTSSDASELSMKKRSESKNKKTVDDLGLPSEDSGDDDFDPAGPVSSEDQKAKTNSEESDFTSDSDDFCAEIAKSCGQDEVSPPSSSDHADGIEISAVDNQLGQEDNNRIIMETELDQDVVLPVSSRRQVERLDYRRLYDEAYGKEMSDSSDDEEWSGDSTSSNGNLDDSGTDSLAGSLQFAKIHSRRPQAGHQNNKHTPQTGRCSVSTGQCSEVLYSNGSSSTSHKKHFGPIINQKLKVHLEKDPYPSRPTKESLAQELGLTFNQVSRWFSSARHYSRIAGAKKEKHPENYTAENDRTAADIQQREPNGKVLEKQSVDRIDNVSEGRVAAQNNIDEGKKGDAPFKQDISCEQTVVVIPTVVNQNCTTNSRKVGSPNSVPGENQHSGTSRKAEHTPLKQNTGCKQTVVVSPVDNQNCTASTSNVGSPKSVPGGNKRRDASRNIGSPRAGSAGNKIPGLEHVDEARRKAILRELRKMKAGR, from the exons ATGGATAAAATATCTGCTTCTGGTCTTGTTCAGGACAATGGAAAAATTGGGAATATTACAGCCTCTTCGCCTGCCAAGGGGAAAAGGGGAAGGAAAGGGTCCCAAGTAGTTGCAAGTAAAACATATCCCTTGAGATCTGCTCATAGTAGTGCCAGGGTGCTTCGGTCTACCTCGAAAAACAAGAATAGGATACCTGATGAGCCAGCAACCCCCTTGAGATCTGCACATAGGAGTGCCAGGGTGCTTCAATCTACCTCAAAAAACAAGAGTAAGACACCTAATGAGCCAGTAAATATCTTGGGATCCACACATAGCAGTACCAGGGTGCTTCGCTCTACCTCAAAAAAGACGGCTAAGGCACCAATTGAGCCAGTAAATGATAATACTACTTTTCAACCAGCTgcgagaaaaaggaaaagaggcaGGCCCTCGAATGCAGCGAGTCCCAAGAATGATCACATCAAAATTCGTCAGCGAGTTAGATACATTTTGAATCGGATGAACTATGAACAAAGTTTAATTCAAGCTTATGCCAGTGAAGGCTGGAAAGGTCAAAG CTTGGAAAAGATAAGACCTGAGAAGGAGCTTCAACGAGCCAAGGCAGAAATCTTGCGATGCAAGTTAAGAATTCGAGAAGCTTTCCAGAATATGGATTCTCTTCTATCTGAGGGAAAGCTTGAAGAATCTTTGTTTGATTCTGAGGGAGAAATATCTAGCGAAGAT ATTTTCTGTGCCATATGTGGTTCAAAGCATGTTACATTAAGAAATGATATCATTCTTTGTGATGGAGCCTGCGTTAGAGGGTTCCATCAGAAATGTTTGAACCCTCCTTTATTGGCACAAGATA TTCCTCCGGGGGATGAAGGATGGCTTTGCCCTGCTTGTGATTGCAAATTGGATTGTATAGATGTACTAAATGAACTCCAAGGGAGCACACTTTCTATTCATGACTCATGGGAG AAAGTTTTTCCCGAGTCAGCTTTGCTTGCGAATGGTTCAAATCAGATTGGTTCATCCGATCTTCCATCGGATGATTCAGAGGACAATGATTATAGCCCTGCTTTAGCTGAAGGGCAGATGGTGGATGAAAACAAATCATCTGCAGAGGATGAGGACGAAGTATCAGATTCTGATGACTCAGATTTTATGACATCGTCTGATGCTTCTGAACTTTCTATGAAGAAAAGGTCTGAatcaaagaacaaaaagaCAGTCGATGACCTTGGTTTGCCTTCTGAGGACTCTGGGGATGATGACTTCGATCCAGCAGGTCCAGTTTCCAGCGAAGACCAGAAGGCCAAAACTAACTCAGAGGAGTCAGACTTCACATCTGACTCTGATGATTTCTGTGCTGAGATTGCTAAATCTTGTGGCCAGGATGAAGTTTCGCCACCTTCATCTTCAGACCATGCTGATGGAATCGAAATCAGCGCTGTTGATAATCAACTTGGTCAAGAAGATAACAATCGTATAATTATGGAGACCGAACTAGATCAGGACGTGGTGCTTCCAGTTTCAAGTAGGCGACAAGTTGAACGTTTGGATTACAGAAGGCTTTATGAT GAGGCTTATGGAAAAGAAATGTCTGATTCAAGTGATGATGAAGAGTGGTCTGGAGATAGCACATCCTCAAATGGAAATCTAGATGACAGTGGAACAGATTCGCTTGCTGGGTCTCTTCAGTTTGCGAAAATACACTCTAGAAGACCGCAAGCTGGGCACCAGAATAATAAGCATACTCCACAGACTGGACGATGCAGTGTTTCAACTGGACAGTGCAGTGAAGTGCTTTACTCCAATGGTAGTAGTAGCACGTCCCATAAAAAACATTTTGGTCCTATTATTAATCAG AAGCTTAAGGTGCATTTGGAGAAAGATCCTTATCCTAGTCGCCCAACAAAAGAAAGTTTGGCACAAGAGCTAGGCCTGACATTCAATCAG GTCAGTAGATGGTTTTCTAGCGCTCGTCATTACTCAAGAATTGCTGGTGCGAAAAAAGAGAAGCATCCAGAAAATTATACTGCTGAGAATGATAGAACCGCTGCAGATATACAACAGAGAGAACCCAATGGCAAGGTATTGGAAAAACAATCTGTAGATAGAATTGACAATGTTTCTGAGGGAAGGGTGGCAGCACAAAATAATATTGATGAAGGTAAGAAAGGAGATGCCCCATTCAAACAAGATATCAGCTGTGAGCAGACAGTGGTTGTGATTCCTACGGTTGTCAACCAAAATTGCACTACGAACTCAAGAAAAGTTGGCTCACCAAATAGTGTCCCCGGGGAAAATCAGCACAGTGGTACCTCAAGGAAAGCAGAACATACCCCATTGAAACAAAATACCGGCTGCAAACAGACAGTGGTTGTGTCTCCTGTTGACAATCAAAACTGCACTGCCAGCACAAGTAATGTCGGCTCACCAAAAAGTGTGCCTGGAGGAAACAAGCGCCGTGACGCATCACGGAATATTGGAAGCCCGAGAGCTGGGTCTGCAGGGAACAAGATTCCTGGGCTAGAACATGTGGACGAAGCAAGGAGAAAGGCAATACTGCGGGAGCTGAGAAAGATGAAGGCAGGCAGGTGA